Within the Solwaraspora sp. WMMA2056 genome, the region GCTCGCGGTCGCCAACGGTGCCGACGTGGGGGTGATGGCGGATTACCGGGAGACCGTCGAGTCAGAGGTGTCGTCGCTGTTCCTGATCGCGCTCGGACTGCTTGCCCTGACCGTGGCGATAGCGGTCGTCGGGGTCGGCACCACCACCGCGTTGTCGGTGCTGGAACGCACCCAGGAGGTCGGCCTGCTGCGGGCGCTCGGCCTCAGCCGCCCCCGGCTACGGGCGATGATCCTGCTGGAATCCGGCATGTACGGGATCGTCGGTGCGGTGCTCGGCCTTGCCCTGGGCGTACCGCTGGCCTGGCTGACGATCGAGGCACTGCAGTTGGGCACCCCGCTGGCGCTGCCGGCGGGCCAGCTGCTGGTGATCGTCGCAGCCCTGGGCGCCATCACCGCGCTGGCCGGGCTGTCGCCGGCCCGCCGGGCCGCCCGGGTCAGCCCGGTCGCCGCCATCGGCACCCCGGACTGAGCCCGGTCACGTCGCCACCCGCACCACCTCGCAGTGGTAACCCGACGAGTGGCCCGCTACCAGGTCCACGGTGGCCGTTCCATCCTGGTAGCGCACCTCGAACTCCGCACCGGGGCCACCGTCGGGGGCGGGTACCCGTACCCGGGTCCGCTGGCCCGGTGCCGGCGCGTACAGCCGCAGCGTCACCCCGTCGGCCCAGGGGTAGTCGGGCCGGTCGGTGACCGCCCCGAACGGGATGACCGCGCCGGGCCGGGCCAGCACGGGTACGCTGTCGAACCCGTGCTTCTCGGTGATCCACCCCGGGCCGGTGACCTGGGCGCCGGTCATCAGGTGGGTCCAGGTGCCGGCGGGCAGGTAGTAGGTGACCTGTCCGTCCGCGCTCATCACCGGGGCGACGAGCAGGTCGGGGCCGAGCATGTACTGCCGGTCGAGGTACGCGGTGGCCGGGTCGTCCGGGAACTCCACGATCATCGGCCGCATCACCGGTACGCCGTCGCGGTGGGCCTCCTCGGCCGCCGCCGCCAGGTACGGGATGAGGCTCAGCTTGAGCCGGGTGAAGCGGCGCAGCACGTCGACCGCCTCGTCGTCGTACGCCCACGGCACCCGGTACGAGCCGGAGCCGTGCAGCCGTGAGTGCGAGGAGAGCATCCCGAAGGCGATCCAACGCTTGAAGACGGCCGGGTCCGGCGTGCCCTCGAAGCCGCCGATGTCGTGGCTCCAGTAGCCGAAGCCGGACGCGGCCAGGGACAGGCCGCCGCGCAGCGACTCGGCCATCGCCACGAAGGTGGACTCGCAGTCGCCGCCCCAGTGCACCGGGAACTGCTGGCCGCCGGCGGTCGCCGACCGGGCGAAGAGCACCGCCTCGCCCGGTCCGCGCTCGGCCTCCAGCAGTTCGAAGACGGCCTTGTTGTAGAGGTACGAGTAGTAGTTGTGCATCCGTTGCGGGTCGGATCCGTCGTGCCAGACGACCTCGGTCGGGATGCGTTCGCCGAAGTCGGTCTTGAAGCAGTCCACGCCCATGTCGAGCAGGACCTTCAGCTTGCCCGCGTACCACTGCGCCGCCGCCGGGTTGGTGAAGTCGACGAGCGCCATGCCGGCCTGCCACTTGTCCCACTGCCAGATGGAACCGTCCGGGTTGCGGACCAGGTAGCCGGCCTTGCGGCCCTCCTCGAACAGGTACGACCGTTGGGCGATGTACGGGTTGATCCAGACGCAGACCTTCAGGCCGCGCTCGTGCAGCCGGCGCAGCATCCCCTCAGGGTCGGGGAAGGTCGCCGGGTCCCAGATGAAGTCGACCCAGTGGAACTGCCGCATCCAGAAGCAGTCGAAGTGGAACACCGACAGCGGCAGGTCCCGTTCGGCCATCCCGTCGATGAACTCGGTGACCGTCTTCTCGTCGTACGAGGTGGTGAACGAGGTGGAGAGCCAGAGCCCGTACGACCAGGCCGGCACCCGGGCCGGCCGGCCGGTCAGCGCGGTGTACCGGCGCAGCACGTCCTTGGGGGTGGGTCCGTCGAACAGGTAGTAGGTGAGCGACTGGCCCGGCACGCTGAACTGGGTCTGCGAGACCACTTCGGAGCCGACCTCGAACGACACATGCTCGGGGTGGTCCACGAACACCCCGTAGCCGGCGCCGCTGAGATAGAAGGGCACGTTCTTGTACGCCTGTTCGCTGGCGGTGCCGCCGTCGGCGTTCCAGATGTCGACGGTCTGGCCGTTCTTGACGTACGCCCCGAACCGCTCGCCCAGCCCGTAGATGGTCTCGCCGACGCCCAGCGCCAGCCGTTCGTGCACGTAGGTGTGCCCCTGCGCGTCGGTCACCACGCCGATGCTGCGTTCGGAGGAGGAGGTGACCAGCCGGTCGCCCCGCCGGAAGTCGACCCGCCACGGCCCGGTCAGCGCCACCCGGACGGTCAACTCGCCGGTGGTCAGCTGCGCGCTGAGCCCGGTGACGGTCACCTGCACCGGATGGTCGGTGCGGTCGGCGACCGCGAACCGGGGCTGTTTGGGCAGGCCGCCGGAGTGGTGTCCGATGGTCACCCCGGCCACGCCGGGGGCGGGGGAGAAGAACCGTACGGTGATCACCGGGCGGTTGAGGGTGTCCCCGCGTCCGGTGATCTTCCCGATCGGCGCGAAGACGGTCAGCGCGCGTCCGTCCGGTTCCACCTCCACCGACTCCACCGTGCCGGGGCGCAGCACGCTGACCCCGGGACGCAACTGCCAGTACCCGTCGGTGAACTTCACTTGTCGGCTCCTGCCGTGACGCCGCGCGCGAGGGTGCGCTGGAAGATGACGAAGAAGATGATCGCCGGAAGGATGCTCAGCAGCGCTCCGGCGTTGGTGGTGGGCGCGTCCATCAGCCGGTCGCCCTGCAACGAGGCGAGCGCGACCGGGACGGTCTGGGTCTGGTTGTCGATCAGCATGACCAACGGGATGAGGAACTCGTTCCAGGTCCAGATGAAGAAGAAGACCAGCAGCACCGAGATGGTGGAGCGGATGTTGGGCAGCACCACCCGCCAGAGGATTCGCCAGGTGCCGGCGCCGTCGAGCGCGGCGGCCTCCAGCAGCTGGCGGGGGAAGGTGCCGAGC harbors:
- the yicI gene encoding alpha-xylosidase — its product is MKFTDGYWQLRPGVSVLRPGTVESVEVEPDGRALTVFAPIGKITGRGDTLNRPVITVRFFSPAPGVAGVTIGHHSGGLPKQPRFAVADRTDHPVQVTVTGLSAQLTTGELTVRVALTGPWRVDFRRGDRLVTSSSERSIGVVTDAQGHTYVHERLALGVGETIYGLGERFGAYVKNGQTVDIWNADGGTASEQAYKNVPFYLSGAGYGVFVDHPEHVSFEVGSEVVSQTQFSVPGQSLTYYLFDGPTPKDVLRRYTALTGRPARVPAWSYGLWLSTSFTTSYDEKTVTEFIDGMAERDLPLSVFHFDCFWMRQFHWVDFIWDPATFPDPEGMLRRLHERGLKVCVWINPYIAQRSYLFEEGRKAGYLVRNPDGSIWQWDKWQAGMALVDFTNPAAAQWYAGKLKVLLDMGVDCFKTDFGERIPTEVVWHDGSDPQRMHNYYSYLYNKAVFELLEAERGPGEAVLFARSATAGGQQFPVHWGGDCESTFVAMAESLRGGLSLAASGFGYWSHDIGGFEGTPDPAVFKRWIAFGMLSSHSRLHGSGSYRVPWAYDDEAVDVLRRFTRLKLSLIPYLAAAAEEAHRDGVPVMRPMIVEFPDDPATAYLDRQYMLGPDLLVAPVMSADGQVTYYLPAGTWTHLMTGAQVTGPGWITEKHGFDSVPVLARPGAVIPFGAVTDRPDYPWADGVTLRLYAPAPGQRTRVRVPAPDGGPGAEFEVRYQDGTATVDLVAGHSSGYHCEVVRVAT